CATTTCTGGTTCAGTATTTGACTCCACATTCACTTCACATGTGTTCCCTTTTTCAATGCAGGTGACCAAGGAGAAAATCGACAAGGTCGTCCTGGACAATGTCAGGTTGATCAGTGAGGTCTCCCTGATGATAATCCTTCCTGCGCTCTCTCGTATTGCAGAAACAGAGCCAGAGTCGTATCTGCATCCATCCCCAGATTCGTAAGTCACTGAATGATCATCTGTACGTCTGTAAACTCGTCACTTAACGTTATCTTAAATAACGAAGGTTGCGTAATGTAATCCAGATGAAGGTGTTCCTGTGATGAAACTGATCAAATGTACCGACAGACTCTCTCAATATatggatgttttgtttgtaggtCTGCGTCTGAGTACCTGGTGGACTTGATTCAACCAAGACCCTGGAGGCCACTGGACTACTTCTTTGAAACGACAGATGAATTACTGCTAGAAAAAGTGGTGGATGCCTTTGACCAGATACCCAGGGAGCTCTTCTCTGGCCATGACTGCTTGTACACTGACTCCCCTGAGCTCCCTTCAGCTTTGATCCAAGAAGTCCTGTATCAGGTCAACACAGCAATGCGAGCGGCCTGGGAGAAGAAGACGTCGAGAGACCATCCACTGAAGAATTTTTACATCATGGATGAGTTCTGTAATAAGGCAGGGGATCTGCTGGAGTTCACCATCTGTGACATAGTGAACTTTTTTCGTGTTGTACGGCCGTGGCGAGACGAGAGTTTCTACGATCTGGAGTTGATGACACAGCAGGTCACGACTGCCTTATCTCAAACTGTGAACAAGAGTTCGTACTTGGAGGAAAGAAATCTAGCCTTACTAGACAGGCTGTCTGCGGCAAGAGATCGGCTTCGGTACCTGAGCGACAAACACGAATTTGTCAAGAGTCTACCGTCAACAGAGTCCTCACTGAGTGCTGAGAGCACAGCATCAACGCCAGAGTCCTCAGTAAGCACAGAAGAGGacaatgaacatttttcagATGGAGAAACACAGTCCTGTGTCTCCTCTGAGTTTAGAACCGTCGTGGACAGCCGTGGTTCGCCTCTGGAGGAAGCTCCAGATTCCACATCTGACACTGCTGTTGAAGGAGCCAGGTTCACAACACTGCTGCTGGTCAGACTCCTGTCAAAGTACACCCAGCAGGACATGGCTCACAACACTCAGTCCTCCAACGAAGCAGTCTGCAAGATCATTGGAAACATCATGGCAATTTCCTCAACGTCAGGAAGTGCCCAGGTTTTGCAGACTCAAGATATATTTGGGAAGGTTTACAAGGAGATCGTTGACGAGTTGGGCACAGAGACGATCCTAGAGGTGACCGCTGAGTCGCAAGATTTAGCATTTGACAGAGTGCTGGTCAGAGCTCTGTCAAAAGTGCTCATGGAGGCCGACATCAAGATGGAGGGGAGTCAGCGTCCTCCTCAgaatgaggagaagaaaaagacaaacggAGGAAGATTCAAGCTCCGCATCCCTAAGCTGACGTTTAGAAAAAAGGTAAGGAGTTCTTCTTTTTAACTGagtgatttattttttctcctcatttgtctgtgtatttatagtTACATGAGTAAATCATAATTTTCATTTAGATATA
This sequence is a window from Chanos chanos chromosome 12, fChaCha1.1, whole genome shotgun sequence. Protein-coding genes within it:
- the LOC115824880 gene encoding uncharacterized protein LOC115824880; protein product: MICVFCRTQTLIEEGRCDVVTKEKIDKVVLDNVRLISEVSLMIILPALSRIAETEPESYLHPSPDSSASEYLVDLIQPRPWRPLDYFFETTDELLLEKVVDAFDQIPRELFSGHDCLYTDSPELPSALIQEVLYQVNTAMRAAWEKKTSRDHPLKNFYIMDEFCNKAGDLLEFTICDIVNFFRVVRPWRDESFYDLELMTQQVTTALSQTVNKSSYLEERNLALLDRLSAARDRLRYLSDKHEFVKSLPSTESSLSAESTASTPESSVSTEEDNEHFSDGETQSCVSSEFRTVVDSRGSPLEEAPDSTSDTAVEGARFTTLLLVRLLSKYTQQDMAHNTQSSNEAVCKIIGNIMAISSTSGSAQVLQTQDIFGKVYKEIVDELGTETILEVTAESQDLAFDRVLVRALSKVLMEADIKMEGSQRPPQNEEKKKTNGGRFKLRIPKLTFRKKKSTDPAASSSAPEKKTQKPTLMKRILGVFKRSYF